One part of the Geoanaerobacter pelophilus genome encodes these proteins:
- the cdaA gene encoding diadenylate cyclase CdaA, whose product MTETLGGFSWLLHLLDIMLVSVLIYHFLLLLRGGGMALRLLLWLAVAFLVYLGASFIGLESLGWLLDNFFSVSLLIVAIIFQHDIRRALVSLSRDRDRQLSREDDTSELIDELVTAVDSLSARQIGALIVLERGMSLDNFLAVGTDIDAKVTSELITSIFLPYSPIHDGAVIIQGGKLTKAGCFLPLSQNHELGKSLGTRHRAAIGLTEIVDAVVIIVSEETGRIAIAGNGKIHEDIPLATIRKELKRHLTSRRAL is encoded by the coding sequence ATGACCGAGACCCTGGGAGGCTTCAGCTGGTTGCTGCACCTCCTTGACATAATGCTCGTATCGGTTTTGATTTACCATTTCCTCCTGCTGCTCCGCGGCGGAGGGATGGCGCTTCGTCTTCTTTTGTGGCTTGCGGTCGCTTTTTTAGTCTACCTCGGCGCCAGCTTCATCGGCCTTGAGTCTCTGGGGTGGCTGCTAGACAATTTTTTCTCTGTATCGCTGCTGATTGTGGCAATCATTTTCCAGCATGATATCAGGCGGGCTCTGGTCAGTCTCAGCCGTGACCGTGATCGCCAGTTGTCCCGGGAGGATGATACCAGCGAGCTGATTGACGAGCTGGTCACTGCCGTGGACTCGCTCTCCGCCAGGCAGATCGGCGCCCTGATCGTGCTTGAGCGGGGGATGTCCCTGGATAATTTCCTGGCCGTGGGGACCGACATTGACGCAAAGGTTACCAGCGAACTGATCACTTCGATATTTCTTCCGTATTCACCGATTCATGATGGCGCCGTCATCATCCAGGGAGGGAAGCTGACCAAGGCCGGCTGTTTTCTGCCTCTTTCCCAGAATCATGAGCTCGGCAAGAGCCTGGGCACCAGGCACCGGGCGGCAATCGGGCTTACCGAGATTGTCGATGCCGTGGTCATAATCGTTTCCGAGGAAACCGGCCGGATCGCCATTGCCGGCAATGGCAAGATTCATGAGGATATCCCCCTCGCCACAATTCGCAAGGAACTCAAGCGTCATCTGACATCCAGGCGGGCACTATGA
- the surE gene encoding 5'/3'-nucleotidase SurE, whose protein sequence is MKILVTNDDGINAVGLARLAEAMAELGEVAVVAPDREMSAVGHALTLHHPLRASCVGERRFAVDGTPTDCVNLGIHSLLGFKPDLVVSGINRGGNLGDDVTYSGTVSAAMEATLMGIPAIAISLVTMNDGEHYRSAAQVALDLARHLIGNGLPVDTFLNVNVPDLPLEQIGKPLVTTQGKRRYEGTIVDKVDPRGRNYYWIGTADLRFQDIEGSDFHAVSRGHVSVTPLHLDLTNHSSMPKIASWFSG, encoded by the coding sequence ATGAAGATTCTCGTAACCAATGATGACGGCATCAATGCCGTCGGTCTGGCTCGTTTGGCAGAAGCGATGGCTGAGTTGGGCGAGGTGGCAGTGGTTGCCCCTGATCGCGAGATGAGCGCTGTCGGCCATGCCCTTACCCTGCATCACCCGCTGCGGGCATCCTGTGTTGGCGAGAGGCGGTTTGCTGTGGACGGCACCCCCACTGACTGCGTGAACCTGGGGATTCACAGCCTGCTCGGGTTCAAGCCGGATCTGGTGGTCTCCGGGATCAACCGTGGCGGCAACCTGGGCGATGACGTTACCTATTCCGGCACTGTCTCTGCAGCCATGGAGGCGACCCTCATGGGGATCCCGGCCATCGCAATATCGTTAGTGACCATGAACGACGGCGAGCATTACCGGTCAGCCGCCCAGGTGGCGCTTGACCTGGCTCGCCATCTGATAGGCAACGGTCTGCCGGTTGATACCTTTCTCAATGTCAATGTTCCTGACCTCCCGTTGGAACAGATCGGCAAGCCTCTGGTCACCACCCAGGGGAAGCGGCGCTATGAAGGAACCATCGTGGACAAGGTTGATCCCAGGGGGCGCAATTACTACTGGATTGGGACTGCGGATCTCCGATTTCAGGATATCGAGGGGAGCGACTTTCATGCGGTTTCCAGGGGTCATGTCTCGGTAACGCCGCTACACCTTGACCTCACCAACCATTCTTCCATGCCGAAGATAGCTTCCTGGTTCTCCGGTTGA
- a CDS encoding DUF4403 family protein yields the protein MRLIRCFLSLLAILLVTATICEAAANGAPPSTINLKIETSAADLGNILNQSIKKELYKGQGSLGTSVEILRAGAVGVTAANDLIYLSIPVQLTFGYGMFTTGPLKTDLRFKVKVNVSPDWRLVTELYYTGLSDGLADNVRLGVVTLKPKSLVEGVTQPVQKLLAPVIDSKINDAVKLRDKIAPLWRNAFNPVLVDKNFNAWLKLAPEKIVMSPLSASNNRLRLSIGLITAAEIVIGPKPVAPPVRPLPQLQQLATFDNQFHIQLATNIYFADLITALNPILINKTFGDDKKITVRSFSLKSDEGRLVIDLAATGDFDGELTLIAKPVYDSQRNSLTFDDIDFDTRNAGVLVGVGSWLFNSTIRNAIKEKLNTTIIDQLETARAKASAALARIKLAEHVDLSGTVKSLKLGEALVATDRLSLQVYVLGEAGISLK from the coding sequence ATGAGGCTGATTCGTTGCTTTTTAAGTTTGCTGGCAATACTTCTGGTGACCGCAACCATCTGCGAGGCTGCCGCTAACGGTGCACCTCCCTCGACGATCAATCTTAAAATTGAGACTTCAGCAGCTGATCTTGGGAACATTTTGAACCAGTCGATCAAAAAGGAGCTATATAAAGGCCAGGGGAGTTTAGGGACTTCCGTGGAAATCTTACGTGCCGGGGCGGTAGGAGTAACTGCTGCAAATGATCTAATTTACCTGTCAATCCCAGTTCAGCTGACATTCGGTTATGGCATGTTTACTACGGGGCCACTCAAGACTGACCTGCGGTTCAAGGTAAAAGTTAATGTTTCCCCTGACTGGCGTCTGGTAACGGAGCTTTACTACACCGGGCTTTCAGATGGGCTTGCTGACAATGTTCGACTGGGGGTGGTTACGTTGAAGCCGAAAAGTCTCGTCGAAGGCGTTACGCAGCCGGTGCAAAAACTGCTGGCTCCGGTCATCGATAGTAAAATTAATGATGCTGTGAAGCTCCGGGATAAAATTGCCCCATTGTGGCGCAATGCCTTTAACCCGGTCCTGGTCGATAAAAACTTCAATGCCTGGTTGAAATTGGCCCCGGAAAAGATAGTCATGAGTCCATTGTCGGCAAGCAATAATCGGCTCCGCTTATCAATAGGGCTCATTACAGCTGCAGAAATAGTTATTGGGCCGAAACCGGTTGCCCCGCCGGTCAGACCGCTGCCGCAACTGCAGCAACTCGCAACCTTCGATAACCAGTTCCATATTCAGCTAGCAACCAATATTTACTTTGCGGACCTGATAACTGCGCTGAATCCGATTCTGATTAACAAAACCTTCGGCGATGACAAGAAAATAACCGTTCGCAGCTTCAGTTTGAAAAGCGATGAAGGTAGACTTGTTATCGATTTAGCTGCCACCGGAGACTTTGACGGCGAGCTGACGCTCATTGCCAAACCGGTCTACGACTCGCAACGCAATTCTCTTACCTTTGACGATATTGATTTTGATACCAGGAATGCCGGTGTACTGGTTGGTGTCGGCAGTTGGTTGTTCAACAGCACTATCCGCAATGCCATTAAAGAAAAGCTCAATACGACAATCATTGACCAGCTCGAAACTGCCCGCGCTAAAGCGTCGGCAGCTTTAGCCAGAATCAAGCTTGCCGAGCATGTGGACCTCTCCGGCACTGTGAAATCCCTGAAGCTTGGTGAGGCTCTTGTTGCTACTGATCGCTTGTCGCTTCAAGTTTACGTCCTGGGTGAAGCTGGCATCAGCTTAAAGTGA
- the glmM gene encoding phosphoglucosamine mutase: MKKLFGTDGVRGVANVYPMTSEMAMQLGRAAAYIFKNGQRRHRIVIGKDTRLSGYMIENALMAGICSMGVDVLQVGPLPTPGIAYITSSMRADAGVVISASHNPFQDNGIKFFFKDGFKLPDAMELKMEELIFSKKIDSLRPIATEVGKAYRIEDAIGRYVVFLKSTFPKELDLAGMKIVLDCANGAAYKVAPAVLSELGAEVIPFGVKPNGTNINDGCGSLHPEIISEAVKEHRADLGIALDGDADRVIFVDEFGNEVDGDHIMAICASDMLKQKKLRKSTVVATVMSNMGLDIAVKKAGGKIVKTAVGDRYVVEEMRKGGYNLGGEQSGHMIFLDHNTTGDGTLTALQVLAIMRRTEKTLSELAQVMIPLPQVLVNVRVAERKDIMTIPEIAALVNGIEAKLGEEGRILIRYSGTEPLLRIMMEGQDKYQITSWAKEIAALVEKKLGGN; the protein is encoded by the coding sequence ATGAAAAAGCTATTCGGTACTGATGGCGTGCGGGGAGTTGCCAATGTCTATCCCATGACATCGGAAATGGCCATGCAACTGGGACGGGCAGCGGCTTATATCTTTAAGAACGGCCAGCGCCGGCACCGGATCGTGATCGGCAAGGATACCAGGCTCTCCGGCTATATGATTGAGAACGCCCTGATGGCCGGGATCTGCTCAATGGGGGTTGACGTGCTGCAGGTCGGACCGTTGCCGACTCCCGGCATTGCCTATATCACCTCTTCGATGAGGGCCGATGCCGGGGTTGTCATCTCTGCCTCGCACAACCCGTTTCAGGACAACGGCATCAAGTTCTTTTTCAAGGATGGCTTCAAGCTCCCGGATGCCATGGAGCTGAAGATGGAAGAGCTGATATTTTCCAAGAAGATCGACTCGCTGCGCCCGATTGCCACCGAGGTCGGCAAGGCTTACCGGATCGAGGATGCCATCGGGCGCTACGTGGTTTTTCTGAAAAGCACCTTTCCCAAAGAACTTGATCTGGCCGGCATGAAGATCGTTCTCGACTGCGCCAACGGGGCGGCCTACAAGGTGGCGCCGGCCGTGCTGAGTGAACTTGGGGCAGAAGTGATCCCGTTCGGGGTCAAGCCGAACGGCACCAACATCAATGACGGCTGCGGCTCGCTGCACCCGGAGATCATCAGCGAGGCAGTCAAGGAGCATCGCGCCGATCTGGGCATTGCCTTGGACGGCGATGCCGACCGGGTTATTTTCGTTGACGAATTCGGCAACGAGGTCGATGGCGATCATATCATGGCCATCTGCGCTAGCGACATGCTGAAGCAGAAAAAGCTGAGAAAGTCTACAGTTGTTGCTACGGTCATGAGCAACATGGGGCTGGATATCGCCGTGAAAAAGGCGGGGGGCAAGATCGTCAAGACCGCGGTCGGCGACCGCTACGTGGTGGAGGAGATGCGCAAAGGTGGCTATAACCTCGGCGGCGAGCAGTCCGGGCATATGATCTTCCTTGACCACAATACCACCGGCGACGGCACACTGACAGCGCTGCAGGTACTGGCGATCATGAGACGCACCGAAAAAACCCTTTCCGAACTGGCCCAGGTCATGATTCCGTTACCGCAGGTGCTGGTGAATGTCAGGGTTGCCGAAAGAAAAGACATCATGACCATCCCGGAAATCGCTGCCCTGGTCAATGGCATCGAGGCAAAGCTGGGTGAAGAAGGGCGGATCCTGATCCGCTATTCCGGCACCGAACCGCTGCTCCGGATCATGATGGAAGGTCAGGATAAGTATCAGATAACCTCTTGGGCCAAGGAAATTGCTGCCCTGGTGGAAAAAAAGCTCGGAGGTAATTGA
- a CDS encoding adenine phosphoribosyltransferase produces MDELKSIIRDIPDFPKKGIIFKDITTLLADAKSYQRMIDLISHRYVGQHIDKVVGVEARGFIIGSALAYKLGAGVVLVRKPGKLPSETFSKTYDLEYGTDTLEIHTDAIKPGEKILIADDLLATGGTTAAVVDMVQKMGGEIVECCFMVELEFLDGKKRLPEGKVFSLLQF; encoded by the coding sequence ATGGATGAATTGAAGAGCATCATCAGGGACATTCCTGACTTCCCGAAAAAAGGGATCATCTTCAAGGATATAACGACACTGCTGGCCGACGCCAAGTCGTACCAGCGGATGATAGATCTTATTTCGCACCGCTACGTCGGGCAGCATATCGACAAGGTAGTTGGTGTGGAAGCGCGCGGTTTCATCATTGGCTCGGCCCTGGCCTACAAACTGGGCGCCGGGGTGGTGCTGGTCCGCAAGCCGGGCAAGCTCCCTTCAGAGACCTTCAGCAAGACTTACGACCTTGAGTATGGTACCGATACCCTGGAAATACATACCGATGCGATCAAGCCGGGAGAGAAGATCCTCATTGCCGACGACCTGCTGGCCACCGGCGGCACTACCGCTGCCGTAGTGGATATGGTGCAGAAAATGGGTGGCGAAATCGTGGAGTGCTGTTTCATGGTTGAGCTTGAGTTTCTTGACGGCAAGAAACGGCTGCCGGAAGGAAAAGTGTTCTCTTTGCTCCAGTTCTAA
- a CDS encoding protein-L-isoaspartate(D-aspartate) O-methyltransferase, with the protein MNFEIARKRMVESQLLARGIKDQRVIDAMLKVPRHLFVQEAMAANAYSDTPLPIGEKQTISQPFMVALMTELLELSGRERVLEIGTGSGYQAAILATLVDRVYTVERFRPLALQARRVLDSLHLLNVNLKIGDGSEGWPEEAPFDAIIVTAGAPEVPAQLLQQLAVGGRLVIPVGTQFEQVLKRVTRTADGFQSEQSVGCRFVKLVGRAGWGIDD; encoded by the coding sequence ATTAATTTCGAGATAGCCAGAAAGCGGATGGTTGAATCCCAGCTTCTTGCCCGCGGGATCAAGGACCAGCGAGTCATTGATGCCATGCTCAAGGTCCCGCGCCACCTGTTCGTACAGGAGGCCATGGCTGCCAATGCCTACAGCGATACCCCCCTGCCGATCGGAGAGAAACAGACCATTTCCCAGCCTTTCATGGTTGCCCTGATGACCGAACTGCTGGAGCTTTCCGGTAGAGAGCGGGTCTTGGAAATCGGCACCGGTTCCGGCTACCAGGCCGCCATCCTGGCAACACTGGTAGATCGAGTCTATACGGTAGAGCGGTTCAGACCGCTTGCCTTGCAGGCCAGGCGGGTGCTGGACAGCCTGCACCTGTTGAATGTGAACCTCAAGATCGGTGACGGCAGCGAAGGGTGGCCGGAGGAAGCGCCGTTTGATGCGATAATCGTCACTGCCGGGGCCCCTGAAGTCCCGGCCCAGCTGCTTCAGCAACTGGCTGTTGGCGGCAGGCTGGTGATTCCGGTCGGAACCCAGTTTGAACAAGTGCTAAAGCGGGTGACCAGAACTGCCGATGGGTTTCAGAGTGAGCAATCTGTCGGTTGCAGATTTGTAAAGCTTGTGGGAAGGGCAGGTTGGGGTATTGATGACTAA
- a CDS encoding sigma-70 family RNA polymerase sigma factor — translation MIKDIDDETTGTPDIFLEPEPDSLEFEAEEAEEAEEAEEEIKVPEVEHFDDAIKLYLREIQKTKLLTADEEKELAARIAKGDKAARDRMIESNLRLVVKIAKRYINRGLPFLDLIEEGNMGLIKAVERFKLSKECRFSTYATWWIRQSIERALVNQSRTIRLPVHVSDDINKMLRITRELMQKMNREPSVKEVATVMEVNSAYVRRLMVLLKKTYSIERPMGENSDYFLIDTIEDTSTISPSALLEDKNKHALVLEWFETLSENEKSILAKRFGLDDKEPETLDTIGRSVGVTRERIRQIEAKSLEKLRKMAEATEYKA, via the coding sequence ATGATCAAAGATATAGACGACGAGACAACCGGTACTCCGGACATATTTCTGGAACCTGAGCCGGACTCGCTGGAATTCGAGGCAGAGGAAGCTGAAGAGGCCGAAGAAGCTGAGGAGGAGATAAAAGTCCCCGAGGTTGAGCATTTTGACGATGCCATCAAGCTTTACTTGCGCGAAATTCAGAAGACCAAGCTGTTGACTGCTGACGAAGAGAAGGAGTTGGCAGCACGTATTGCCAAGGGTGACAAGGCGGCCCGCGACCGGATGATTGAATCGAATCTCCGGCTGGTCGTCAAAATCGCCAAGCGTTACATCAACCGGGGACTGCCGTTTCTCGATCTCATTGAAGAGGGAAACATGGGTCTGATCAAGGCGGTCGAGCGGTTTAAGCTCTCCAAGGAGTGCCGGTTTTCCACCTATGCCACTTGGTGGATCAGGCAGTCGATCGAGCGGGCGCTGGTGAACCAGTCGCGCACCATCAGGCTTCCGGTACACGTCTCCGACGACATCAACAAGATGCTCAGGATTACCCGGGAGCTGATGCAGAAGATGAACCGCGAACCGTCAGTCAAAGAGGTCGCCACGGTGATGGAAGTCAATTCCGCCTATGTCCGGCGGCTGATGGTCCTGCTCAAGAAGACCTACTCGATCGAGCGTCCCATGGGGGAGAATAGTGATTACTTCCTGATCGACACCATCGAAGACACTTCCACCATCTCTCCTTCGGCCCTGCTTGAGGACAAGAACAAGCACGCCCTGGTGCTGGAATGGTTCGAAACCCTTTCCGAAAATGAAAAGAGCATCCTGGCCAAGCGGTTCGGCCTTGACGACAAAGAGCCGGAGACGCTGGACACCATCGGCAGGAGTGTCGGTGTCACCAGGGAGCGGATCAGGCAGATTGAGGCAAAATCGCTGGAAAAGCTACGTAAGATGGCAGAAGCCACTGAATATAAAGCGTAA
- the folP gene encoding dihydropteroate synthase encodes MISGIQQSWRLAGRSIELAPPCIMGVLNITPDSFSDGGSFLAIDRAVDRALAMVDEGAGIIDIGGESTRPFAEALSEADELSRVLPVIEKLAPRLSVPISVDTYKAGVARAALDAGAEIVNDISSLTFDPEMAGVVAAADAGVVLMHTRGRPDAMQTNTVYADLVKEITVFFEDALERCDKAGIARARVALDPGIGFGKDIQGNLEILRRLAEFSGFDCPLLVGTSRKSFIGAVLDRKVDARIFGTAATVAAAVLHGASIIRVHDVSQMRDVAIMAQAIRDGYAPPQAA; translated from the coding sequence ATGATCTCCGGTATTCAGCAAAGCTGGAGACTTGCTGGCCGCTCTATTGAGCTGGCACCCCCATGCATCATGGGGGTGCTGAATATAACTCCGGATTCGTTCTCGGATGGCGGGAGTTTTCTCGCAATCGATCGCGCCGTTGATCGTGCCTTGGCCATGGTCGATGAAGGCGCCGGCATTATCGACATCGGTGGCGAGAGCACTCGCCCCTTTGCCGAGGCGCTGTCGGAAGCAGATGAACTAAGCCGGGTGCTGCCGGTTATCGAGAAGTTGGCACCCCGGTTGTCAGTGCCGATTTCCGTTGATACCTACAAGGCTGGCGTGGCACGAGCAGCCTTGGATGCCGGTGCTGAGATCGTCAACGACATCAGTTCCCTGACCTTTGACCCTGAGATGGCCGGGGTAGTTGCCGCTGCCGATGCCGGGGTCGTGTTGATGCACACCCGGGGCAGACCCGATGCAATGCAGACCAATACTGTCTACGCCGACCTGGTTAAAGAAATTACCGTTTTTTTTGAGGATGCCCTGGAGCGTTGTGATAAGGCAGGGATAGCCCGTGCCAGAGTTGCCCTGGATCCCGGCATCGGTTTTGGCAAGGATATCCAGGGGAATCTGGAAATTTTGCGACGCCTCGCCGAGTTCTCTGGATTTGACTGCCCCCTGTTGGTGGGCACCTCCCGGAAATCGTTCATCGGAGCTGTTCTTGACCGGAAGGTTGATGCGCGTATCTTCGGGACTGCCGCTACGGTTGCCGCTGCAGTTTTGCATGGAGCATCAATCATACGGGTTCATGACGTCAGTCAGATGCGTGATGTTGCGATCATGGCACAGGCGATACGTGACGGATACGCCCCTCCGCAGGCAGCCTAA
- a CDS encoding pyridoxine 5'-phosphate synthase gives MARLGVNIDHVATIRQARGGIEPDPVAAAAIAELAGADGITIHLREDRRHIQDRDLKIIRQTVKTRLNMEMAVTQEMVSIALAVKPDCCTLVPEKRQELTTEGGLDVRLAMDQISEAIEKLQQGGITVSLFIDPDPDQVKAASKCGADYIEIHTGSYADAPDWKKEDQELTRIENAIKLGQKLGLGINAGHGLNYSNIKRIAAIGGIEEYNIGHSIISRAVLVGLDRAVRDMVALIQYS, from the coding sequence ATGGCGCGTCTTGGTGTTAATATCGATCATGTTGCGACTATTCGCCAGGCACGGGGGGGGATCGAGCCTGATCCGGTGGCCGCAGCGGCCATTGCCGAACTTGCCGGCGCCGACGGCATCACCATTCACCTGCGGGAAGACCGGCGGCACATCCAGGACCGTGACCTGAAGATCATCCGTCAGACGGTCAAGACCAGGCTCAACATGGAGATGGCTGTGACTCAGGAGATGGTGTCGATAGCGCTTGCGGTCAAGCCTGACTGTTGCACCCTGGTGCCGGAAAAACGCCAGGAGTTGACTACAGAAGGCGGGCTAGACGTGCGGCTCGCCATGGACCAGATCAGCGAGGCGATAGAAAAGCTGCAGCAGGGGGGAATAACGGTCAGCCTGTTCATCGATCCCGATCCGGACCAGGTAAAGGCGGCAAGTAAATGCGGCGCCGATTACATCGAGATCCACACCGGCAGCTATGCCGACGCTCCTGATTGGAAAAAAGAGGACCAGGAGCTGACCAGGATCGAGAATGCCATCAAACTCGGGCAGAAGCTGGGGCTCGGCATCAATGCCGGCCATGGTCTCAACTATTCAAATATCAAGCGGATTGCTGCAATCGGAGGCATCGAGGAATACAATATCGGCCATTCGATAATCTCCAGGGCCGTGCTGGTCGGCTTGGATCGGGCTGTTCGCGATATGGTCGCCTTGATCCAGTACTCATGA
- the ftsH gene encoding ATP-dependent zinc metalloprotease FtsH produces the protein MNQFYKNLALWLVISLMMILLFNLFNKPKPAQERLNYSEFVTAVDAGKVASVIIQGNDIIGKFSDGKEFRSFKPADANLTPKLLEKKIAVSARPDEEKFSWFSIFISWFPLILLVGVWIFFMRQMQAGGGKAMSFGKSRAKLLTEAQGKITFEDVAGIEEAKEELEEIISFLKDPKKFTKLGGRIPKGVLLMGPPGTGKTLLARAIAGEAGVPFFSISGSDFVEMFVGVGASRVRDLFVQGKKSAPCIIFIDEIDAVGRHRGAGLGGGHDEREQTLNQLLVEMDGFESNEGVILIAATNRPDVLDPALLRPGRFDRQVVVPRPDVKGREMILKVHAKKVPLSPEVNLEVIARGTPGFSGADLSNVVNEAALLAARKNKTVVEMIDFDDAKDKVLMGVERRSMVISDEEKKNTAYHEAGHTLVAKLIPGTDPVHKVSIIPRGRALGVTMQLPIEDKHSYTKESLLDRIAVLMGGRAAEEIIFNSKTTGAGNDIERATEIARKMVCEWGMSDKMGPVTFGKKDESIFLGRDMAMHKNFSEATAVEIDNEIRRIVDENYSRVVKMLSEHVDLLHKLSKELIEKENLTGDEVEKIVNPVITPLTQPAAPADEAPQEA, from the coding sequence TTGAACCAGTTCTACAAGAACCTTGCACTCTGGTTGGTTATCAGCTTGATGATGATTCTTCTCTTCAACCTGTTCAACAAGCCCAAGCCGGCACAGGAAAGGCTCAACTACAGCGAGTTTGTGACTGCCGTTGATGCCGGTAAGGTGGCGTCGGTCATTATCCAGGGGAATGATATTATCGGCAAGTTCTCGGATGGCAAGGAGTTTAGAAGCTTCAAGCCGGCCGATGCCAACCTGACACCGAAGCTTCTGGAAAAGAAGATCGCTGTTTCGGCGCGGCCCGATGAAGAGAAATTTTCCTGGTTTTCAATCTTTATCTCCTGGTTTCCTCTTATTCTCCTGGTCGGGGTATGGATATTTTTCATGCGCCAGATGCAGGCCGGCGGCGGCAAGGCGATGTCGTTCGGCAAGAGCCGGGCAAAGCTGCTGACCGAGGCCCAGGGAAAGATTACCTTTGAGGATGTTGCCGGTATTGAAGAGGCCAAGGAAGAGCTGGAAGAGATCATATCTTTCCTCAAAGATCCCAAGAAGTTCACCAAGCTTGGAGGGCGCATCCCTAAAGGGGTGCTGCTGATGGGACCTCCGGGTACCGGTAAGACCTTGCTGGCCCGGGCAATCGCCGGCGAAGCCGGTGTGCCGTTCTTTTCCATCTCAGGTTCCGATTTTGTCGAGATGTTTGTCGGGGTCGGCGCCAGCCGGGTTCGTGACCTGTTTGTCCAGGGGAAAAAGAGCGCACCCTGCATTATCTTCATTGACGAGATCGATGCGGTCGGTCGCCATCGTGGCGCCGGCTTAGGCGGCGGCCATGACGAGCGCGAACAGACCCTGAACCAGCTTCTGGTAGAGATGGACGGTTTTGAATCCAACGAAGGGGTTATCCTGATAGCGGCAACCAACCGTCCCGATGTTTTGGATCCGGCACTGCTGCGGCCCGGTCGTTTTGATCGCCAGGTTGTCGTGCCCCGCCCCGATGTCAAGGGGCGCGAGATGATTCTCAAGGTACACGCCAAAAAAGTTCCGCTGTCACCTGAGGTAAATCTTGAGGTGATCGCCAGGGGAACCCCCGGATTTTCCGGCGCCGACCTTTCGAACGTGGTCAATGAGGCTGCACTGCTGGCGGCACGCAAGAACAAGACCGTGGTCGAGATGATCGACTTCGACGATGCCAAGGACAAGGTCCTGATGGGCGTGGAGCGCCGCAGTATGGTGATCTCCGATGAAGAAAAGAAGAACACTGCCTATCACGAGGCCGGCCACACCCTTGTAGCCAAGCTGATTCCCGGGACCGACCCGGTCCACAAGGTCTCGATCATTCCGCGTGGCAGGGCGCTGGGCGTCACCATGCAGCTGCCGATAGAAGACAAGCACAGCTACACCAAGGAGTCGCTCCTGGACCGCATCGCCGTGCTTATGGGCGGGCGCGCTGCCGAGGAGATCATCTTCAACAGCAAGACCACCGGCGCTGGCAACGATATTGAACGTGCCACCGAGATCGCCCGGAAGATGGTGTGCGAGTGGGGGATGAGCGATAAGATGGGGCCGGTCACCTTTGGCAAGAAAGACGAATCGATTTTCCTCGGCCGCGACATGGCGATGCACAAGAACTTCAGCGAGGCCACTGCCGTGGAGATCGACAACGAGATCAGGCGCATCGTTGACGAGAACTACTCCCGCGTGGTGAAGATGCTCAGCGAGCATGTCGATCTGCTGCACAAGCTGTCGAAAGAGCTGATCGAGAAAGAGAATCTGACTGGAGACGAGGTCGAAAAGATCGTCAATCCGGTGATTACGCCACTGACCCAGCCGGCGGCTCCGGCAGACGAGGCTCCCCAAGAGGCATGA